One Sagittula stellata E-37 genomic window carries:
- a CDS encoding calcium/sodium antiporter, translating into MLDTWVPLIAGLALLVIGGELLVRGAVQAAERFGISPLVIGLTLVGFGTSMPELVTSVQAGLSGSPGIAYGNIVGSNIANILLIAGVSALICPVIVAHSALRRDAMAMLLATVVFAALALLVAMGRIVGAALLAVLVLYLVFVIRQERSGPEGGALLDKSLALAGADPDLAAPHPARTVAIPLLITLAGLVIVVAGGALLVDGAVALARGFGVSETVIGLTIVAVGTSMPELVTSVIAALKRQGDVAFGNVVGSNIYNILGIGGTTALIAPSQVPSGIAAFDAPLMVGVSVLLVVFAATGLRIARREGVVLVAGYAAYLWILWP; encoded by the coding sequence ATGTTAGATACCTGGGTGCCTTTGATCGCGGGGCTTGCGCTTCTCGTGATCGGGGGAGAATTGCTGGTGCGCGGCGCCGTTCAGGCCGCGGAAAGGTTCGGGATTTCACCGCTTGTCATCGGCCTGACGCTGGTGGGGTTCGGCACGTCGATGCCGGAACTCGTCACCTCGGTGCAGGCCGGGCTAAGCGGATCGCCCGGTATCGCCTATGGCAATATCGTCGGATCCAACATCGCCAATATCCTGTTGATCGCGGGCGTCTCGGCGCTGATCTGTCCGGTGATCGTGGCGCATTCCGCGCTGCGCCGAGACGCCATGGCGATGCTGCTGGCGACGGTCGTCTTTGCCGCGCTCGCCCTTCTGGTGGCCATGGGACGGATCGTCGGAGCGGCGCTTTTGGCGGTCCTTGTGCTCTACCTCGTCTTCGTCATCCGGCAGGAGCGCAGTGGACCCGAGGGCGGAGCGCTGCTCGACAAGAGCCTCGCACTGGCCGGTGCCGACCCGGACCTTGCCGCGCCGCATCCCGCCAGGACCGTCGCCATCCCGCTGCTCATCACTCTGGCCGGGCTGGTCATCGTCGTGGCGGGCGGAGCGTTGCTGGTCGACGGTGCGGTGGCGTTGGCACGCGGCTTCGGCGTGTCCGAAACGGTGATCGGCCTGACCATCGTGGCGGTGGGCACCTCGATGCCCGAACTCGTCACTTCGGTGATCGCTGCGCTGAAGCGGCAGGGCGACGTGGCCTTCGGCAACGTGGTGGGATCGAACATCTACAACATTCTCGGGATCGGCGGCACAACCGCATTGATCGCGCCATCGCAGGTGCCGTCCGGCATCGCCGCGTTCGACGCGCCGCTCATGGTCGGCGTCTCCGTCCTGCTGGTGGTCTTCGCGGCCACCGGCCTCCGGATCGCGCGGCGCGAAGGCGTCGTGCTGGTTGCGGGATATGCCGCCTATCTCTGGATACTCTGGCCCTGA
- the hppD gene encoding 4-hydroxyphenylpyruvate dioxygenase encodes MGPFPHDAPQSTITEQNPAGTDGFEFVEFAHPDPEELRALFRRMGYEHVATHKSKQVELWQQGDITYVLNADPDSFAARFVEEHGPCAPSMAWRVVDAQKAFEHAVAKGAEPYEGADKTVDWPAIKGIGGSLLYFTDQYYDTSPYNEEFDWIAQSKPKGVGFYYLDHLTHNVFQGNMDTWFRFYGDLFNFREIRFFDIEGKYTGLLSRALTSPCGRIRIPINEDRGETGQIVSYLKKYKGEGIQHIAVGARDIYDSTDAIADNGLKFMPGPPDTYYDLSYDRVQGHDEPMDRMKKHGILIDGEGVVDGDETRILLQIFSKTVIGPIFFEFIQRKGDDGFGEGNFKALFESIEREQIENGEIAAE; translated from the coding sequence ATGGGACCTTTCCCGCACGACGCACCGCAGTCCACCATCACGGAACAGAACCCGGCCGGGACCGATGGCTTCGAATTCGTGGAATTCGCCCATCCCGACCCGGAAGAGCTGCGCGCGCTGTTCCGCAGGATGGGGTATGAGCACGTCGCAACCCACAAGTCCAAGCAGGTGGAGCTTTGGCAGCAGGGCGACATCACCTACGTGCTGAACGCCGATCCCGACAGCTTTGCCGCGCGTTTCGTTGAAGAGCACGGCCCCTGCGCGCCGTCGATGGCATGGCGCGTGGTCGACGCTCAGAAGGCGTTCGAACATGCGGTCGCCAAAGGGGCGGAGCCGTACGAAGGTGCGGACAAGACCGTCGACTGGCCCGCGATCAAGGGCATTGGCGGGTCGCTGCTGTATTTCACCGACCAGTATTACGACACCTCGCCCTACAACGAGGAGTTCGACTGGATCGCGCAATCGAAGCCGAAGGGCGTGGGGTTCTACTATCTCGACCACCTGACGCACAACGTGTTCCAGGGCAACATGGACACGTGGTTCCGCTTTTATGGCGACCTGTTCAACTTCCGCGAAATCCGGTTCTTCGACATCGAGGGCAAGTACACCGGCCTTTTGAGCCGGGCTTTGACCTCTCCTTGCGGCCGTATCCGCATCCCGATCAACGAGGACCGGGGCGAGACGGGGCAGATCGTGTCCTACCTCAAGAAGTACAAGGGCGAGGGCATCCAGCATATCGCCGTGGGCGCGCGCGACATCTACGACTCGACCGACGCGATTGCCGACAACGGGCTGAAGTTCATGCCGGGACCGCCGGACACCTACTACGATCTGTCCTACGACCGCGTGCAGGGGCACGATGAACCGATGGACCGGATGAAAAAGCACGGCATCCTGATCGACGGCGAAGGCGTCGTCGACGGGGACGAGACGCGTATCCTGCTGCAGATCTTCTCGAAGACGGTGATCGGTCCGATCTTCTTCGAGTTCATCCAGCGCAAGGGCGACGACGGCTTTGGCGAGGGCAACTTCAAGGCGCTCTTCGAGTCGATCGAACGGGAGCAGATCGAGAACGGCGAAATCGCCGCGGAGTGA
- a CDS encoding Lrp/AsnC family transcriptional regulator, translated as MHESRADLDQTDVALLERLQTRGQATAQELGEALNLSASQAGRRRQRLEETGVIRGYRATLDPARLGLDVQAFVQVQLGRHGAEEGAAFARLLRTRAEITSAWTMTGEADYLLRVYCSDLPALNTLIHQVLLAHPVVSRVHSQIVMDQPKADAPLPIG; from the coding sequence ATGCACGAAAGCCGCGCCGACCTCGATCAGACCGACGTCGCCCTTCTGGAGCGTCTCCAGACTCGCGGACAGGCCACCGCACAGGAACTGGGCGAGGCGCTGAACCTCTCGGCCAGCCAGGCAGGGCGTCGGCGGCAGCGGCTGGAGGAAACCGGCGTGATCCGTGGATACCGCGCCACGCTCGACCCTGCGCGGCTGGGCCTCGATGTGCAGGCCTTCGTTCAAGTGCAGCTTGGCCGCCACGGCGCCGAGGAAGGCGCGGCCTTCGCCCGGCTCCTGCGCACCCGGGCCGAGATCACCTCGGCCTGGACCATGACCGGCGAGGCCGACTACCTCCTGCGGGTCTATTGCTCCGACCTGCCCGCGCTGAACACGCTGATTCATCAGGTCCTGCTCGCCCATCCGGTCGTCTCGCGGGTGCACAGCCAGATCGTCATGGACCAACCCAAGGCGGACGCCCCCCTGCCCATCGGCTGA